Part of the Candoia aspera isolate rCanAsp1 chromosome 1, rCanAsp1.hap2, whole genome shotgun sequence genome, GCGGTATTTGGACAGTCCTCAAACGTTTTCTTTCAAAATAGGTGGTGGCCTGTTCTCCTCCTAGCCTGTGATTAGTCCCTGGCTTATCCTCAGGCAGAGGACTCCCTTTATTAATGTGACATGAGAGGACTGATTATATCTTGAGCATGTTATATAGAGAAATTACACTAAAACTTGGAAACTTGCCAGAAAGACCATTTTCAAAACAACAGTGTGATAATAGTGCCAAAGGTAAGCAGCAAACTCACAGGGGCACCACAGGATATTTTACTTCTTAATGACTGTAACTGTTACTGAGTTTGCTTCTGTGCTGTGGCCCACAGTTTGGGAACCACTTGGGATGCTatgaactgagaaagtttgggaacctctgagCTAGAAGATTGTGATAGGTATAGCTGATACCTCTTTAAAAATGAGCAAGGGAAGCTTCCTTCAAAACAACCCAAAAAACTAGAgcaaccttctccaacttggtgctcaccagatgtgttgggactatagTCTCAGCATTCCTAGATAGTTAGATTAAAAATTATGGGAGATGTAGGCCCAGTGTTTCTGAAAGATACCAAGTTGGGAAGGCCTGCTGGCGTGTTGTGTTTCTTAGGATCCTTGTGCTGGTAAGACTGCTTAATATCTATAGGAAGAGCCAAGATGGCTTTATGGAATAAGACGTCATTAATGTGCTGTTGATGCCAGTAATGTTATTAACATCTTGAAGCAGATATCTGAGAATAGCAAATACAGCCCTCAGGTCAGTTGATGTAGTATATGGTCAATATGAAGACTATAGTTAAAGCCCTatgcattcttatttatttaaaacccaATATGGGGATCTGATCTGGGAATGTGATTAAATTCAGTCTTGCTATTAGAAAAATAGGTGGCCAGGTATATCTCTTCAGATATGCTTCCAGGTTCTTGTTCTACCATCCATATGTTTGTATACTGGAAAACTGATGCTTCCTTTGTAAACACTCTGGAAGTTTACTTGATACAGAATGTTCTGCCTGTTCTCTAGGTCAGCAGTCAGGTGCATCTTCATAGTTCATTGAGGGAGCTTTACTGACCTTCAGCAGCCTGGTCTAGTTAAAGTGCTTGTATTGATTTTAAGAGCTCTTTGTGGTCTGGAGCCAGTCTATCTTAGTAACTTTATTTCACTCACTTGTCTAACTTCCAATCTACTACTTACAAATAATATAGGTTTAAACAGAACTTTGTCTGTTATAGCTCTAATTCTTGGGAAGACATTACCACTGAGCATTGCCAATATGTGCCTGTTCCTACTGATTTCCAAGAAAATAGGGAAGATAGGCTTGTTCTAGTTGATCTTCCAGAGGAAGGTAAACCAAATGGTattattttgtaaattgtgtAAAGATTTACACAAATAAACAtgaggtttatttgtttgtttaaaagcatTCTTGGCACTGTTCTTCAGTTGAAAAGGTTCCTATTACCACAGTTCAAACACCGAAAATATAGCTATTGCTCTTAGGTTTCCAGTCTGTGACATTACATagatgaaaaaaagaaggggaagatgGAAGGGGAAAATGGAATAGGCTTCAGAACATCCACACAATTGAATTTCTCTCTAAATTTTCATATTTGTGTTCCTTTTCTTTATCCCACCAGAGTAGCTAACATGAACAAAGAATCTGTACTGGGCATCCTACTTAATAAATGctaatattcttaatttcagcaAAATAATGGCAAGcatgaaaattagaaaaaaacctGTTAAACGAGATGTCTTTAGAGCATCCAGTGAAATTGAgtgtgatgaagatgaagatggcaATTGGGCACATATTAAAGAACACAGAATTAAAAGGTACTTTACTTGATTATTTTTTGCATGTATCTCTTTAAGTATATATCCTGAATTTACAAATCATTGTACAAGGATGGTCAGATGTTGCTATGTTGAAGCATTCCACGTTCTTTGTCATTATGACCCTTCTGTATTCAGATGTGCCACAATGGATTAAGTTTGTAACATTTTTAATATGTCACAAAAATCGGAGTTAATAAAATAACATGGCTATCTGGTCTGTAAAATCTAATATGCAGATTTTTGAGTTCAACATTATTCTTCAGTTATGGATATCCAACAGGAACAGAGGGGATGCCTATTGTGGACCTGATGTTGGCCAACTATGCTATATCAgtgatgttttgttgttgtttattcgctcagtcgcttccgactctttgtcttcatggaccagcccacgccagagcttcctgtcagtcaccaacacccccagctcccccagggacgagtccgtcacctttagaatgtcatccatccatcttgcccttggtcggcccctcttccttttgccttccactctccctagcatcagcatcttctccaaggtgtcctgtcttctcattatgtggccaaagtatttcagttttgcctttaatatcattccctcaagtgagcagtcctggagtatggactggtttgatctttttgcagtccaaggcactcagaattttcctccaacaccacagttccaaagcatcgatcttccttctctcagccttccttatggtccagctctcgcagccatatgttactactgggaataccattgctttaactatgcggacctttgttgtcagtgtgatgtctctgctcttaactattttatcgagatttgtcattgctcttctcccaaggattaaacgtcttctgatttcctggctgcggtcagcatctgcattaatctttgcacctagaaatacaaagtctgtcattgcctctatgttttctccctctatttgccagttatcaatcaagctggttgccataatcttggttttttgaggtttagctgcaagccagcttttgcactttcttctttcaccttcatcataaggctcctcagttcctcttcactttcagccatcaaagtggtatcatctgcatatctgagattgttaatgtttcttccagtgattttaaccccagccttggattcctcaagcccagcacgtcgcatgatgtgttctgcatacaagttgaataggttgggtgagagtatacaaccctgccgtactccttccccaatcttaaaccagtccattgttccgtggtctgttcttactgttgctacttggtcgttatacagcttcctcaggaggcagacaagatgactcggtatccccataccgctaagaacttgccacaatttattatggtccacacagtcaaagtctttagaatagtcaataaaacagaaatagatgtttttctgaaactccctggctttttccattatccatcggatattggcaatttggtccctagttcctctgccttttctaaacccagcttgtacacctggcaattctcactccatgaattgctgaagtctaccttgcaggatcttgagcattaccttactggcatgtgaaatgagtgccactgttcgatagtttgaacattctttagtgtttcccttttttggtatggggatataagttgatggtttccaatctgatggccattcttgtgttttccaaatttgctggcatatagcatgcattaccttgacagcatcatcttgcaagattttgaacagttcagctgggatgtcgtcatctcctgctgccttgttattagcaatgcttcttaaggcccattcagtctcactcttcaggatgtctggctctagctccctgaccacactgtcaaagctaaccccgatattgttatccttcctatacaggtcttccgtatattcttgccaccttttcttgatctcttcttcttctgttaggtccttgccatctttgtttttgatcatacccatttttgcctggaatttacctccaatgtttctaattttctggaagaggtctcttgtccttcctattctattgtcttcttccacttccgtgcattgcttgtttaaaaataattccttatctcttctggctaacctctggaattttgcatttaattgggcatatctccccctatcactgttgccttttgctttccttctttcttgggctacttctagtgtctcagcagacagccattttgccctcttggttttctctttctttgggatgtattttgttgccacctatgaacaatgttgcgaacttctgtccatagttcttccaggaccctatctactaagtccagtcccttaaattgattcttcacctccactgcatattccttaggaatattagtgagctcctatctagctgatctgtgggtgttccctaatctctttagtctgatcctaaattgtgcagtaagaagttcgtgatctgaactacagtcagctccaggtcttgtttttaccgactgtatagacgtccgccacctttggctgcaaaggatgtagtcaatctgatttcggtgttgtccatctggtgaagtccatgtataaagccatctcttaggttgttggaagagagtgtttgttatgcagtcttggcaaaattctatcagcctatgtcctgcttcgttttgttctcccaggccatgcttacctgtaattccaggtgtcatttgactgcccaccttagcattccagtctcctgtgatgaaaataacatctcttttaggcgtgttgtccagtaggtgctgcagatcctcatagaactgatctacttcagcttcttcagcatctgtggttggggcatatatttggatcactgtgatgttagatgacttgccctgaattcgaattgagatcattctatcattttttggattgtatccaagcactgctttagccactttattattaattatgaaggctactccatttcttctgtggtcctcttgtccacattagtagatctggtggtcatctgatgtgaagtgacccattccagtccatttcagttcattgatgcccaaaatgtctatctttaatcttgacatctcaccaataaccacatccaatttgccctggctcatagatcttgcattccaggttccaatggtgtgttgatccttagaacatcggattcgctgttcaccaccagcaccatcggccactagccgtccgttcggctttgagctagctgcgtcatcacatctggggctagttgaactcatcctctgttcctccccagtagcattttgaccatcttccgacctgggggtctcatcttccaatggtataccaacatatctctggttgtactgatccatttagttttcacggcaagaatactgggttgggttgccattaccttccccagggatcgcatttagtctgacctctctgtcatgaccttcccgtcttgggtggcccttcacggtttagctcatggcatcattgaggtgctcacgctccagcaccacaacaaggtaacgatcctttgctgaagatcagtgATGTagcatacttatttttaaaaaaagaatataaataaaattcattaaaTACGTCATTAATTTTAGAGATTTCTCTTTAGGGCTATTTGCAATCAACATCATCCCCATCCCACTATTTCCTTTTGGGGTGAGCAATGTTTTGGGGTAAGCAACCTTATTCAGAAAGGAACTAAGAAATAGTTAGCAAAGACAGTAAAGcatgatataaaaatgaaaatgaaataaagctaAAGTTAGATTGTACTAACAGCATTCAGTGTACCTCTCCATACTTTCCTACCCTACAAACCTTTGTTGCCTCTACCACATCCATACACTCCTTCATACGTTGCCTTTTGTTCATTAAATTTCTCACCattttctttttgaggattttATCAATTCCATCTTACCATGATTTTCTtgatcttccccttcttctcatcCCATTCACTCtaccttcatatatttgttttacagtttgatcctcattcatgcTCTCATGTGACCAAACCATCTCAGCGTACTTTTGCACTTAACACTTTTGTATACATTCTTGACCCTAACTCTTTTTGTTTTACTCTCCATACTAATTAAGTATCTAATTCCCTCTACATTCTGTTTACTTCTGTGTTTTTCCTGACATACTCAACTCTGATGTCCGTATAACAAATTGGACAGAAGCATGCTTTTATACAAggcatttttgcttcatttgacAAACATTCCTTGCTGCAGACTACATTCTACATACTACCCTTCTACCatcatttgcatatcttaaaatttctctataTCTTTTCCTGTCTTTCGTGAACATTCCTTCAAGGTACACCAATACAGCCACTTGCTTTTTCCCCATTTATGTCTGATGTGaagttcactccattttccctgtcaaatgcACTAACTATATTgttctttgatatattaattctTAGATCCATTTTGCACCATACAGTCTCTCTAAcctttgctgcaaatcattcaggttctcagctaACAACATGAATTTTCATATTGAAGAACTCATTAGTTCACATCCCAACTAACACATCTCTCCCTGTGACCGCAAGCATTCCTGGTCCTTTCcctgaaacaatgccatctcttGGAGCCTAGGAGGCATGGCTTTTTGGTTGCAgcgcctgccttgtggaacagtcTCTCCCCATGATTCAACTGGCCTTCCAGACCTGTTGGCCTTCAAGAAGTCTTTGAAGACCTGGATATTCCCTCAGGACGTTAGGTGGCTTATCTTGAGAGGATGAGCGTATGTGGTTATGCCCCAATTGTGTGATTTGTTTTGTTATCAGGGGTTTTGTTATTGTGTTGGGAAACTGTAATTTGatggttgtatgctgcccagagtcacattttggcaagttggatggccatataaatttttatagattaatttaatttatttaattacattaaaaacCAAGGATATATCACACATTCTTGTTTTACCTCTGCTCAGTATTGAACTGTTTACtaagcctcagggaacccctgaacattcaggctcaaagataggccagaagttacaaaatcatatttgtttcatgggtaggcctgtaaatatgcattaacggtgttcttaagctaaaaataaagaatgaaacttgcctcttcaaTGTgacgttgcctgaatttgaaataattttttaaataaagcgtgatctcccaaggaacccctagtgacttctcacagaaccctagggttccacggaaccctggttgagaaaccccgcactaagcattccatttgttCTCAGGCAAGCTTTACTTCCACCATATACCACTCTTACCACATTCAACACCCACCTTCAattccttatttacacaaaactTTCCATAATGCAGCCTAAGTCAGACAACATGCAATAAGCTTTCCTTCCCACATGAATGCATTTCTCAGTgagctgctgaagagcaaaaatctgatctGCATGCACCTGCCCAGCAAAAACTACACTACACTTCCTAAATTGTGTTCACTATTTTTAACCTCTTGCATCCCTTGGATCAagtctgccaaacaccttcccagcCACACTTAACAAACTGAACTTTGGTAGATATTGATACCCTTCTTTGTTTATAGGGgaacagtacaggtagtcattgcttaatgaccacaattgggaccagaagttcggttgctaagcgaagcagtcattaagcaattcCGACCCAATGTTATGACCTTTTtggcagtggttgttaagtgaatcgccatgggtgttaagcaaaccaagtggttgttaagcgaatcatgcagttccccattgattttgcttgccagaagccagccgggaaggttgaaaatggcaatcatgtaaccatgggatgctgcgacggtcataaatgcgaaccagttgccaagcgcccaaatagtgatcctgtgaccatggggacgctgcaatggttgtaagtgtgagcattGGTCATACGCTTCCCAGCAcagttgtaagtccgaactgtcaccaaatgaatggttgttaaatgaggactacctgtaatagcttTCCCTAATAGTAAGCACAGATGCAGCTTTCACTCACATTAAAGAATGACAAACCACTTGGTAACACCCACACGTTTTAACGTTTCTGCAGTTTTATACCATCTACATGTGAGGCCTTAACACTTTTCAGCATATTCATagcaattttatttcctttatatccatttttcttggacactaatatttatagcattcatttgaaTCACGTTCTTCAATATAGCATTATCATTTCTATACAAATcactaaaatattccttccaccATTGCCTCACTTCAGggtcatcccaaatcatttcatcacttttattttttaatttcattcgcCCCCTTGAAGGGTTCTTTCTTTAGCTCTCTTTACCTACTTCTAAAACATATTTGAGCATGCATCAAAATTAACTGTAAATAGATCTTACAACacaattataaatatatagagGTCTGGATATGATGTCAATACATGGATTCAGTCTTCACTTTTACATGCTTGGAAAATGTGTGGGCAATGATTGCTTGAAAACTGACAGAACAGAGGAGTATATTTAAGATTTCACATGGTTCAGGACAGAATTCAGAATTCTTCATAATATGGGATCCTTTGACTTTTCTAGCAaaatgagaatttttaaaatttatttttttcttaggaACCTCTTTTCTGGAGAAAGGCTACAGATTTTTACTCCTAAGCCAGAGGGAGCACATGAAACAGGTCAGTGGCAAAACAGTTACAATAATCATACCAAGAAGATAATTTGAGTGTCATAAAACTCACCCATGCTGTGCTCAATGCATTAGTCTTGAAGATGCCACAAAACATCTTAATCAGTGTTCAGCCGACACTGATTAAGATGTTTTGTGGCATCTTCAAGACTCCCTACGGAAACTCCCTATGTATTTGGAGAAGAGGTCAATTGCTTAACAGCAGTGAAGAATTTGGAACTAGGTACCCTAAAAGACAGTGTAAATCAATAAAAACTTAGAGGATTTTACCTGCTATTTGAATTGAAGAGTTGAAAATTATGATGAATGCAGACATTTGGCTCTCAGCCAGGAAGGGGATTTTACTTCAGTAATTGAGCATATGCTTCGCGTGTAAAAAGTCTGTTTCTAATTCCTGCCATTTCtagatatgatttttaaaatcccatctGAATGCCTAAACCAGCCATGTCCAGTCTGACGCCCTCTAGAtgctttggactacagttcccagaattccttgcctGCAAGTGACTGAGAGATGTAGGCCAATACAttaaagggcaccaggttggagaagccgCTCTCAACAGTCGCACATAGCCAAATAGTTCAATAATCTAACTTGATCTAAAGTAGCATCCTAGGTTCCCAATAATGAGGAACTTGTGGCAGATGTTGCATTTTAGGTTGTAATGGGATTTGGAAAGGGTATTCTTACAGgcacacattccaaagcacagcttCTTAGATATTTGACAGCATTGACATGCTTAATATACAAAAGCCATATCCCCAGAAGAAAATTGTCCATGctattctctgtctctctctcttttgaaacATGTAGTATTTCAAAGAATTCATCATCTGAGTTGTTTTCAAGTCATATAACTATGACATTTGTTTTAAGAAATAGATTCCTTACATATATAAACTAGAAAAAAATTACTCCAATTTTTTATATTTCACTTCAGACTGAAACACACAGAAATAAAGTTGTAATGTTCTCTTGCTGTTCCTGCGAGTTCAAATAACGTCAAAGAAACCTAGAATCATCATAGCCCTCTTCATTCATGTAGCATTTTaaaccagtttttaaaatatttaaaaataattatttttaaaattgaaataccTATTATTCAGTCAGTTTTGAAGCTAAAAAggcaaactttatttttattttattattttttctgtaggGAAAATTGAGGAGAAAAAGTGATAAATGGtgataaacaaaagcataaaaatttATAAAAGCATGTTGCCATTCATAATGTTGACATCAAATTAGCTTTTATTGCAGCAGCAGCGGTAGCAGCAGAAAGCAGCCAATATTTTGGCATTTTGAAACTGGCTGGTTTTTTGACAATTCTAACAGCCTTGACAACTCTGATACTTTTTGTCAATTCCAGGAAATAGCATTTCTGTGGCTAACTTGGCTTACTCGCATTTACTTGgtttggtgtttgttttgttttgtttttaatacattGACCATTTAGACACAGTAGCAATACCAACACTTTGGGATCTGGAATTTGCCAAAACTATTGCATCAAACTTTCAGCATCCACCACAGAATGGTTTTGAGGAGATGATACAGTGGACAAAAGAGGGAAAACTTTGGGAGTTCCCAATTAACAATGAAGCTGGTGAGTATCCAAAAGGGCTCTAAGCTTGGTTTTGCCCAGTAAATGTTGGGGACGgaggttttcaatttttttgatTTGGGGGGAGCTGGAAAAATGCGTTGCTGGTGAGATCCTGCCTATCCTGTGAATTCCTCCCAGACTGAGATGAAGGGATAGGGCTCTGGACAGAGTCCTTCTTGGGGCTCGTCCCATTCTGTGGAACAGTTTACCCCTGGAGATTTGTGAGGGCCCAGCCTGCCAGCCTTTAGGGAGGTCATCCTGTCCCACTGAGTATGTAGCTGCTAATGGTGATTAGGGACCATCTTTCCAATAAGGCTATCTTTGGGGCTTGTTTTTAGTAATGGTAGTTTTATCAGGatttttcatccttttctttGGGAACGGTTTTCTTATATGCTGACTGTACCATGGCTCTTAAAAGTGCCCAGAGTCTAAGTGGTATACAGAGTCCTATGCAAATAAACAAGTACATAATATATAATGAACTGAAAGGTGGGTAAGTCATTTGCAGAATTTGCATATTGTCTTTGAGACTTAGTTTTGGCTGGTGTCAAATATAGCTGTTTGTAATGCAGTGCAGTGTAGTGCAGTGTAGTGTAATGAAACACATCCATGCCAGCCCAATTCTGAGTTAGCATCACCTGCTCATAATAGTCTCTGACAAAAGAAGGGGATGGATAATCGTCCCTTCCACTTCATGTCCTTAAAATTATGTCATGAAAATAAAGGGCTACTTCAAAAATTTGGATAGAGGCCACAGGAAATAGTTTCACTTGataagtgaaaaaaataaaactacagtatgtgtatgtggtCCCCTCAGATACACCTTAACCTGCTCTGCTTCAGTTTTACCagtttcacttttaaaaatccctttaatAGAATATAAGCTGAATGGCAGACTCTAAAATGTAAATGTCTCTTTGGGACATTCAGATAGCAAAGAGAACGCAGAGAGCTTTCCATTCCACTTTGTCAGCTGAGCAAtgtactgaatttttaaaaaacattacagtatttttaaaaacaaacaactatCAAGCTGGCTTTTTAAAGTTCAAGAGTATGAACATGAATATTGGGCTTTGATGACAATACTAACACTCATAATTTGCAAACTATAAGACGAGGTATTGAAGTCTGCTGAGGGAGGTTGTAAGTTTAATTAAATGCTTTTACAGTTACTGTATCATTCTTTTCCTTAACTTTGACAGGACTTGAAGATGACACTGAATTTTATGAACATATATTTCTGGATAAGCACTTGGCAGACTTCCCCAAAGAGGGACCGATTCGCCACTTCATGGAACTTGTAGCATGTGGGCTTTCCAAAAACCCATACTTAAGTGTGAAAGAAAAAGTAGAACACATTCAATGGTTCCGGGATTatttcaaggaaaaggaagggttGCTTAAGGAAATTGAAGCTCATGAGAAGGAAGCCTTGATTGAAATAGAGAATATATTGAAATGAAAACTCAAAAGAAAGCCATGGCTTCATATAAATAATCATTGGGCAGTTGCACATCATAACCTGGAAAGAACCTGATTTGGAGATATCAAAACTGGCAAAGGTGGTTTAATCTGTCTTGCAAATTGTTGAGTAAAAATTTATACTTGTCTGCTTATTGTATTAATGTTTGTAAGATAGTCTTTCCAGTTTTTTGCCCTAAAAATATTGGAGTGAAATCAGTCCAAAGATTAGACAGAAATCACAGCCTACAGATTTTCATTGATAATGATTACTAATAGTATAGCACTTTAGGATAAACTTTATTGTTACagagttttgtggttttatttccCTATTTTCAGTGCAATTTAAATAGTATTAGATCACAGAGAATATTCAGTTTGTTTACAGCTTAAGATTTACTCCAGAAAAGAAATACCTTGCAAAAAGATAAGCTGTTCTTCTCCACTTAGGTCTGTATACTGCACCAACTTTTGTCATTTGCATTCATTCCCAACTTGTATATATTTATCCAATTAATCAGGTATGTTAAAATAAGATTTGATTCAGACCCACTGATTGCTTCAGAATTTGAAGAAGGTAAGAAATAATACTAGATACAGCTGCTTgatatatttatagttttaaagCAAATCTGATTATATAATGCCATGTATTTCTCAGAGTTTTCTGGTTTTTCACCTTTCCCATACTTCTCAGAGTttttcaaacattatttttaaaaataattttacctgTATTGTAAATTCCACTTTTTGGCCAATTAT contains:
- the MRPS31 gene encoding small ribosomal subunit protein mS31; its protein translation is MWRRSVRVPGSFCALVRFGAPGEDVVALYSKAHKFFSTTTVFCTKEDNPLSCTSTNISSNQEQKTQVNTKKNLLQLINGMKIELSTKKKIMDNARSRLLEDDEKSNEHIPELEAAASAVASSLPFDKQKTTSELLHLVKKHKEEMNVRRSGTADLSKIMASMKIRKKPVKRDVFRASSEIECDEDEDGNWAHIKEHRIKRNLFSGERLQIFTPKPEGAHETDTVAIPTLWDLEFAKTIASNFQHPPQNGFEEMIQWTKEGKLWEFPINNEAGLEDDTEFYEHIFLDKHLADFPKEGPIRHFMELVACGLSKNPYLSVKEKVEHIQWFRDYFKEKEGLLKEIEAHEKEALIEIENILK